The nucleotide window ATTTTGCACAATCTCATCATTGGTAAAATGCATAATAGAATTAAATTTGTTAACAGACATACCAGTAGAAAGCTCGACGTCACGCAGCTTGGCCGCCCTTAGCGCGCACCTGAGCTGCATATCATCAACATCCGGCTGCTCCTGTAGTCTCCCGCTGACCCGTCTCCCTGCAGAGACAGGATCCGGGATCCCACCGAAAGTGATGACCTCCTCGCGAGAAGCTGCGCTGGGGGAAGAGCCTCCTGCCCGTCCCCCAACAGCGGTGACCAGCGCCGGGGCCACCGGAGCCACGTCCAACGGCCATTGCATCATTACTAGGCACTGCGATTGGGCTAACCTACGGGCTGATGAACGATGATAAGATATCATGCTATTTCTCCCTCTCTTTCGAATTAGCTTTACAGTACATGTTCTGTTCAACATCGTCACATTCTGTTGTAAGTTGGCATATGGCTGCTAGTCATATCTGGGTCGTGGTGATCCATCTACTGTACTTTTTCTACAATGTTTGTTTCATATATAAAATCATGGGTGGACATTATGAAATCAGTTTCTTAGGGTTTTTCTTTGTATATAAGAGCAATTGTGGGCTATATTCTCAGGATTCTAAAGGATGCAGTTAAAGTGGTACGTAGTTTGTAGATGACATGACCATTCACAATTGATATCTTGTTGTCTGACTATTGGTTTGAACAATCTTTGTTTATTCAGCCGTGATGGCAGCAATGAACATTGATCTGGGAGGATTGGCAGGCAGGCCTACTACTTCACAGGCGGATCCTTTTCAAAGTGCTTTGTATGGAGCTGGACCTGGACTCATCCGAAGTGGACTAGGAGTGTACAGTGAGAAGTTTTTAGGTTCAAGCTCCGACTTTATGCAAAGCAATGTAAGCATGGATGCATTTCATTCATAGATATACCTGTTGTTTGATTTTCGAAAAACTATTCAATGTAAGTTTGCTTGATTGCGTATACAGATCACCCAATATTTGTCCAATCCACAATATTACTTTCAAGTGAACAACCAGTATGTGAGGAACAAGCTGAAAGTTGTCTTGTTTCCTTTTCTGCATCGGGTAAGGACTGACTGCTTCCTTTTTCTCAAGAACCTCTTTCGTGTCGTACCTGCAGACTGTGAGGTCTCATTCAATCCTTTTATCGTTTCTCTTCCTTCAGGGACACTGGACTAGGATAACTGAGCCAGTGGGAGGAAGGCTGTCATACAAACCTCCAGTTCAAGACATCAATGCTCCAGATCTGTACATCCCTCTGATGGCCTTTGCCACCTACATTGTAGTTGCTGGATATGCCTTGTGTGTTCTTGGAAGGTAACTGCACACCCAGGACAAGTTTTGATTCTTCTACTTGTAGGACTCTAGAAGAAATGTGCAGTATGACTCCACGAGCAGTATAATATATGTATTACTTGGTTGCATATATGTGTCACTTTATTATAGTGGTTTCTGTTGCTGATTGTTTTTGAGATAGCTAACCGCTTGTTCCAAGCGGTTATAGTGGTTTCTGTTTGTTAGTTTAAGATAAGAAATAAAATGCACTATTTTATTTCTCTAGAGGAAAACAGTGCTCCTTAATGTTCAGGATATCCTTAATGCTTCAGTGGTGCTTGTCTGATTATCAACATTGTTCCTGAATGCAGGTTTACCCCGGAGGCACTGACTATACAGTTCA belongs to Triticum urartu cultivar G1812 chromosome 7, Tu2.1, whole genome shotgun sequence and includes:
- the LOC125522482 gene encoding protein YIF1B-like encodes the protein MAAMNIDLGGLAGRPTTSQADPFQSALYGAGPGLIRSGLGVYSEKFLGSSSDFMQSNITQYLSNPQYYFQVNNQYVRNKLKVVLFPFLHRGHWTRITEPVGGRLSYKPPVQDINAPDLYIPLMAFATYIVVAGYALCVLGRFTPEALTIQFTKGLLGWFMQVILIKALLYSLGSGESPLLDIVAYAGYGFAGTSLAMLVRIFWSYSYYFVLPWFCICTGVFLVKTMKRVLQGASRTYERHPSRNHYFLLFLAAAQFPMLFWLGNIKG